In Dama dama isolate Ldn47 chromosome 9, ASM3311817v1, whole genome shotgun sequence, the following proteins share a genomic window:
- the RETN gene encoding resistin isoform X1, whose translation MGSQHAVLTRGHDSGHMCVPLHRSITCRMKAVSFLFIPVLGLLVCGQSLCPIDKAISEKIQHVTSSLVPEAVRNIGLDCQSVTSRGSLVTCPSGFAVTGCTCGSACGSWDVRAETTCHCQCADMDWTGARCCRLRIQ comes from the exons atg ggaagccagcatgCAGTTCTTACAAGAGGACATGACTCTGGTCACATGTGTGTGCCCCTCCACCGCTCCAT CACCTGCAGGATGAAGGCTGTCTCCTTCCTCTTCATCCCAGTCCTGGGGCTGCTGGTGTGTGGCCAGTCGCTGTGCCCCATAGATAAAGCCATCAGTGAGAAGATCCAGCATGTCACCAGCTCCCTAG TTCCTGAGGCAGTGAGGAACATTGGCCTGGACTGCCAGAGTGTCACCTCCAGGGGGTCCCTGGTCACCTGCCCTTCAG GCTTCGCCGTCACTGGCTGCACGTGTGGCTCTGCCTGTGGCTCGTGGGACGTGCGTGCTGAGACCACGTGCCACTGCCAGTGCGCAGACATGGACTGGACCGGAGCTCGCTGCTGCCGCCTGCGGATCCAGTAG
- the RETN gene encoding resistin isoform X2, whose translation MCVPLHRSITCRMKAVSFLFIPVLGLLVCGQSLCPIDKAISEKIQHVTSSLVPEAVRNIGLDCQSVTSRGSLVTCPSGFAVTGCTCGSACGSWDVRAETTCHCQCADMDWTGARCCRLRIQ comes from the exons ATGTGTGTGCCCCTCCACCGCTCCAT CACCTGCAGGATGAAGGCTGTCTCCTTCCTCTTCATCCCAGTCCTGGGGCTGCTGGTGTGTGGCCAGTCGCTGTGCCCCATAGATAAAGCCATCAGTGAGAAGATCCAGCATGTCACCAGCTCCCTAG TTCCTGAGGCAGTGAGGAACATTGGCCTGGACTGCCAGAGTGTCACCTCCAGGGGGTCCCTGGTCACCTGCCCTTCAG GCTTCGCCGTCACTGGCTGCACGTGTGGCTCTGCCTGTGGCTCGTGGGACGTGCGTGCTGAGACCACGTGCCACTGCCAGTGCGCAGACATGGACTGGACCGGAGCTCGCTGCTGCCGCCTGCGGATCCAGTAG
- the RETN gene encoding resistin isoform X3, with translation MKAVSFLFIPVLGLLVCGQSLCPIDKAISEKIQHVTSSLVPEAVRNIGLDCQSVTSRGSLVTCPSGFAVTGCTCGSACGSWDVRAETTCHCQCADMDWTGARCCRLRIQ, from the exons ATGAAGGCTGTCTCCTTCCTCTTCATCCCAGTCCTGGGGCTGCTGGTGTGTGGCCAGTCGCTGTGCCCCATAGATAAAGCCATCAGTGAGAAGATCCAGCATGTCACCAGCTCCCTAG TTCCTGAGGCAGTGAGGAACATTGGCCTGGACTGCCAGAGTGTCACCTCCAGGGGGTCCCTGGTCACCTGCCCTTCAG GCTTCGCCGTCACTGGCTGCACGTGTGGCTCTGCCTGTGGCTCGTGGGACGTGCGTGCTGAGACCACGTGCCACTGCCAGTGCGCAGACATGGACTGGACCGGAGCTCGCTGCTGCCGCCTGCGGATCCAGTAG
- the MCEMP1 gene encoding mast cell-expressed membrane protein 1 isoform X2, translating into MNQKVKMQAVAFKDKRRGSSGNKEAADDPNYENITFTFKNQDQPKGSHSPPKNKDFEMSRELVVLKEVLWNVSISVQEYQGEQKTQWATVKQNITAAKQSLNTIKGSIQDGNPKRRQLATVQNIDEVKKTLQEILNMLKMPKPSPTP; encoded by the exons ATGAACCAGAAGGTCAAGATGCAGGCGGTAGCCTTCAAAGACAAGAGACGGGGATCCTCGGGCAATAAAGAAG CTGCAGATGACCCTAACTATGAGAATATCACCTTTACCTTCAAAAACCAGGACCAGCCAAAGGGCAGTCATTCACCACCCAAGAATAAGG ATTTCGAGATGTCCAGGGAGCTGGTGGTCTTGAAAGAGGTGCTCTGGAACG TCTCCATTTCGGTGCAAGAGTACCAAGGAGAGCAGAAGACTCAGTGGGCCACTGTGAAGCAGAACATCACGGCAGCCAAACAGAGCCTGAACACAATCAAGGGGAGCATCCAAGATGGGAACCCGAAACGGAGGCAGCTGGCTACAG TCCAAAACATAGacgaagtcaagaaaacattacagGAAATCCTCAATATGCTGAAGATGCCAAAACCAA GTCCCACACCTTAA
- the MCEMP1 gene encoding mast cell-expressed membrane protein 1 isoform X1: MNQKVKMQAVAFKDKRRGSSGNKEAADDPNYENITFTFKNQDQPKGSHSPPKNKVPAESRPPSDTAQEHHWLPKAMMSLNTFLTLSCVVLLALVLVKNFEMSRELVVLKEVLWNVSISVQEYQGEQKTQWATVKQNITAAKQSLNTIKGSIQDGNPKRRQLATVQNIDEVKKTLQEILNMLKMPKPSPTP, translated from the exons ATGAACCAGAAGGTCAAGATGCAGGCGGTAGCCTTCAAAGACAAGAGACGGGGATCCTCGGGCAATAAAGAAG CTGCAGATGACCCTAACTATGAGAATATCACCTTTACCTTCAAAAACCAGGACCAGCCAAAGGGCAGTCATTCACCACCCAAGAATAAGG TGCCAGCCGAGTCCAGGCCACCCTCGGACACTGCCCAGGAACACCACTGGTTGCCTAAAGCCATGATGAGTCTGAACACCTTCTTGACTCTGTCCTGCGTGGTCCTCTTAGCATTGGTCCTGGTGAAGA ATTTCGAGATGTCCAGGGAGCTGGTGGTCTTGAAAGAGGTGCTCTGGAACG TCTCCATTTCGGTGCAAGAGTACCAAGGAGAGCAGAAGACTCAGTGGGCCACTGTGAAGCAGAACATCACGGCAGCCAAACAGAGCCTGAACACAATCAAGGGGAGCATCCAAGATGGGAACCCGAAACGGAGGCAGCTGGCTACAG TCCAAAACATAGacgaagtcaagaaaacattacagGAAATCCTCAATATGCTGAAGATGCCAAAACCAA GTCCCACACCTTAA